In Salmo salar chromosome ssa14, Ssal_v3.1, whole genome shotgun sequence, the sequence ttcaagacaaatgggaactcagaaaaaaactagctccgtctgggaaaatacattttgaacggtcatccaactcggattttcaagtcgggaactctggcctctttctagagctctgaacTGAagatgattcaaccttgtttttttttcaTGTTCCCAGTTCTCTTGAAAGCATCATAAATCCAGCCTTTGATTACAAAATTTGCCCACCAAGGACCGCCTTGCCACCTTCATgatcaagtgagcacagcacaacaagatgagtccaaaaatgtcttgtatgctgctgcataaatgatgtgatatgccagggagatatgtatactgtagctaagaaagcaataccaagtgtatgttgtgtagtaagctgttagtagcccatgtgccttaaCATAAAAATGTGGTTCCTTTTCCCTTCATGTAGCCCATAGCCTGTTTTAaagaaatgtcatcatcaaatattgtaagagctttcattgtgtgtttatatcctcccctttatttatcctacggttctgacttggtgtacagggagaatactgtaagaacggcctatgctctgaattctgtcgctgtacatttcaaaagtgctgaacaaattgttatgttgactacgtccgtccttgctcgctcattaatgtcttaatcgaaattacgaattgcctcttatccgctcgtcatcCCCTtacgccatagtttgtacatctcaattgtcagtagaaaccacatttgtttacacaagttagccatatcagctatgtttttttaaaggcagtaaattaggctgaatcaactgtttcgctgccagacaaggctccactgatagccaggtgcagtagtggtaaggtgttgggactgctgttgggactctgctgttgggacagtttTATGTAGGCCCATAAGTTTGCGGGCacagtttgtcaccgttatagttcaattaatgtattgtttagtgttctgttgtgttgtgtattgGCTTTGCTGGAGTTTGCTCCACCTAGATTTACATGGTAGTATAACCACTGGTAGCCTGCCAATCAAAGTGTTTGACAACATCAATAATATGATTACCAGATTTTTTGTAGTAAAATAACTTCCATTCATTATGAATAATTAGCCAATGTAAAATCTAGCAATAGCTTTTTGTCCTATTTGCCTTCACTATTGCTATTTTAAAATGTTAGCCCTACAATAGGTCAGTAGGTGGCACTTTAGGTCCTACCCATACCTCAGTAGATCCTACCCATAGACTAGGTCCTTTCATGTGTCATCATAACAAAAGTTGAAGTATTAGTACACTCAAATACACAGAGAGCACGCTGTTTCCCTGAGAGACAGGGACTATGCCACTACTGCTACCAATGTCGAAATTGAGGGGGAGCAGCTGGAACAGGGCTTGGACAATCtcactggaccagagctagacaaGATCTGTCTTTAAGGTGTTCTCTTGacaaatacactgagtatacaaaacattaagaacacctgctcttttcatgacatagactgaccaggtgaatccaggtgaaagctatgatcccttactgatgtcacttgttaaatccacttcaatcagcgtagttgaaggggaggagacaggttaaagaatgatttttaaggtgcaactcaatattaggaatgtgttcctaatgtttggtatagtcagtgtatAAAGGCACCAGGCAATCCCACTTTAAGGAATTTTCAAGGAGGAGAACCATCCTAGTGTGCCATACTAGTGGTGCACCATTGACTGTTTAAGGAAGTAGTTCTGGTTTAATCTGGCTATAAGACTAAACCTCCTGTGTAAGATACTTAGACCTATTCATAGCCACTCGATCTGTATCACTGCTCGTGCTGTAACAACATTCAAAGCAACACAGTTCAGGAAGAATAGCCAGACTCGCTAAGCTCAGGTTTTACTAGGCTAAGTTGTCTGGTCTTGGGTAGTCAAACCGTTCTGACAACAAGAGCTGATAAGATGTGGAAAGAGTTGAAGAAAAACCAGCTCGTCAAGTACGGCGCTGTGACCACAGTGACAACCATCAGTAAGTCACAGCTCTACTGCTATGCAAGTTATCTTGATGTATTGTGGGTCTCAGATCTCCTTTCAATTACTTTTACAGTTTTCTATAATGGTAATATTGTTCTAAAATTTCTATATGGGAATATATGCTAGGAGAATAGTAGCCTAATTTCAACAAAAGTTAACACTACTAAACCACCAACAAAGTGTATTGTATATCAAAATTGACTGCATGAAGTATGTTGTGCATGTTGTAACATACAGGATGTAAAAGTCTTCAGATTGTACATTTTTCTTGACTTACATGAAAATCCACAGAATCACTGAAGCATGACTGACCGTGGTATGTGGTAATGCTTGATTGTAGTATCTATTTAAGGTTTGTGATTTGTAACGTGTTCACTCCCTGTAGCTCCAAGATCCCGACATATACTGTTATGTGTGTAAAGGCTTTACAATTGCACATACAGTATATGCTATGTTAACAATTCCTATTTCCACAAGAAAGGATCTTTTACGCAGACTTGAAAAATGTTAAGCCAGGATTAAATCTTGTTTGGTTGAGAGATTTTAATTGTGGTAGATTAGGGATTGTGAAATTCCTCCCATATGGAACCAGTCCAGTGTCTTTTGAACTGTTGTCTTAACAGCACTTCTCTATTGGACTGTAACTGTACACTGTCCCTGTACCGACcatagactttttttttttacacaatgcCAGTAATAAAGGTTGTGCCCTCAGTTGCTCTATCTTTCCCTATCCATGGATTGCTCACATTGGTGCTCCAAAATAAGGATGTTTACTGTTCCACATGTtccacatatcaaatcaaattcaaatcaaatgtatttatatagcccttcgtacatcagctgatatctcaaagtgctgtacagaagccCAGCCtagaaccccaaacagcaagcaatgcatgtgaaagaagcatagAATCCCAGGATTAAAAGCGATGAGTAGCAAAAGTATTGTGGGCCAATGTGACCAATGAACATGCTTTCTTTTCCCATGAGAGAGGTGGCCAACCTGTCAGTACTTACACAATCAACAGGTAGGGTGCCTCTGGTGGAAGCTTCATAGGTCAACATAAGAAGAAGTAAGAGTGATATTTTGGCTCAGTGCCGTTTGTCTCCAAACCAGGCTATGTTTTACTGCGAAAGTGGATCGCTGGTGGGATATGCCGCAGCCGTGCCAAACTACATGGAAGGACTGTGGTGATCACTGGTGCCAACACTGGCATCGGCAAGGAGACGGCCTGGGATATGGCCATGAGAGGTACAGAAGGCCTATGGCACTTCTCTATTGGACTGTACTCTAACTGTGTTGTGATTTACGTTACCTTTCATGGGGTCCCTTTTGGACACAAACAAGTTCCAATGTAATCTGAGGAAAATTTGGATTTAAGGGCAACTGTAGGGGCTTTTCAATGGAAGGCCTGAGTGTAGGAGGCTTAGTGACGGGGTGTGATAGATTGTGGATGTTGTTTAGCTGATGATAGGGCTGATCCTATATATTCTATTGGAGGGGAATGTGATGAGGGTGTTCTCAGACTGACGGTATTGCGTGTTCTCAGGAGCTCGGGTGATCATGGCTTGCCGAGATCTCACCAGGGGAGAAGCAGCTGCAGCAGAGATCCGCAGTTCCACAGGAAATACTAACGTGGTGGTGCAACAGCTAGACCTGGCCTCTCTCGGTTCAGTACGTCAGTTTGCTCGGGAATTCATTGCCACAGAGACCCGGCTGGACATACTTATCAACAACGCAGGTGAGACTGATGCGGCAGACTTGGGCGACAGGttgcctagtagttagagcgttggactagtaaccaaaaggttgcaagactgaatccccgagttgacaaggtacaaatctgtcgttctgcccctgaacaaggcagttaacccactgttcctaggccgtcattgaaaataagaatttgttcttaactcacttgcctagttaaataaaggtttaaaaaaaaaatatatatatatatatatatatatatatatatatatatatatatatatatatatatatatatataaatgattTTACCCAACATGCCTTGAGAGCCTGAATTGTGTTGGTGTTGTCATTGAAGATCCTTCTTACTCTGGATATGCTTTGAAATAGAGCATGTTTTTCATTTTCAAAATTGTGGGCTTGAGCTTTTTGAACCATCCTTTAAatactctccctcttctcctcacaGGTATAATGCTGTGTCCCAAAAGCCTCACAGTGGAAGGTTTTGAGAGTCAATTTGGCGTCAATCACCTCGGTCACTTCCTATTGACCAATCTGCTCCTGGACATGCTGAAAGCCTCCACCCCCAGCCGCGTCATCAATGTGTCTAGCATCGCTCATCAAGGAGGTAAGCCCATCCTGTTCAGATATTTTTATAATAAAATGAATATAATCAATTGACTTATATATTTATCTGGCTCTACCTCATCTTCTTTCAGGGAAAATCCACTTTGAAGACCTTAATTTTGATAAGAAGGGGTACAACTCAGTAATCGCCTATAAGCAGAGTAAACTGGCCAACCTCCTCTTCTCTAGGGAGCTGGCACGAAGGACCAAAGGTGAGGGGTTGCCTTATTACAGCTCTattactagtcatatacatgtagTTAGAAATTAGACAAATTCAAATGAATTAACCTAGTTATGTGTAGGAAATTAAGTAATGTATCTAGGAGATTTTTACATTTCCACTGCATATCCTGTTCAATAGCTAAATGTacagtaatcaaatcaaatcaaagtttatttgtcacgtgtgccaaatacaacaggtgtagaccttacagtgaaatgcttacttacaggccctaaccaacagtacaatttctaagtaaaaaataggtattaggtgaacaatagataagtaaagaaataaaaacaacagtagaaagacagtgaaaaataacagtagcgaggctatatacaggcatcggttagtcgggctaattgaggtagtatgtacatgtaggtatggttaaagtgactatggatatatgataaacagagagtagcagtagcgtaaaagaggggttggcgggtggtgggtggcgggacacaatgcagatagtccgggtagccaatgtgcgggggcacagattagtcgggctaattgaggtagtatgtacagttgaagttggaagtttacatacaccttagccaaatacatttaaactcagtttttcacaattcctgacatttaatcctagtaaaaattccctgtcttaggtcagttaggatcaccactttattttaagaatgtgaaatgtcagaataagactagagagaattatttatttcagcttttatttctttcatcacattcctagtgggtcagaagtttacatacactcaattagtatttggtagcattgcctttagattgtttaacttgggttaaatgtttcgggtagccttccacaagcttcccacaataagttgggtgaattttgactcattcctcctgacagagctggcgtaactgagtcaggtttgtaggcctccttgctcacaccgatttttcagttctgcccacaaatgttctattggattgaggtcagggctttgtgatggccactccaataacttgactttgttgtccttaagccattctgccacaactttggaagtatgcttggggtcattgtccatttggaagacccatttgcgaccaagtcttaacttcctgactgatgtcttgagatgttgcttcaatatagccacaattttcctgcctcgtgatgccatctattttgtgaagtgcaccagtccctcctgcagcaaagcacccccacaacatgatgctgccacccctatgcttcacggttgggatggcgttcttcggcttgtaagcctccccctttttcctccaaaaataacgatggtcattatggccaaatagttatatttttgtttcatcagaccagattatatttctcctaaaagtacgatctttgtccccatgtgcagttgcaaaccgtagtctggcttttttatggcgttttttgagcagtggcttcttccttgctgagcagcctttcaggttatgtcgatataggacttgttttactgtggatatagatacatctgtacctgtttcctccagcatcttcacaaggtcctttgctgttgttctgggattgatttgcacttttcgcaccaaagtacattcatctctaggagacagaacgcgtctccttcctgagcggtatgacggctgtgttgtcccatggtgtttatacttttgtgctattgtttgtacagatgaacgtggtaccttcaggtgtttggaaattgctcccaacgatgtaccagacttgtggaggtctcaaattctttttctgaggtcttggctgatttcttttgattttctcatgatttcaagcaaagaggcactgagtttgaaggtaggccttgaaatacatccacaggtacacctccaattgactcaattgatgtcaattagcctatcagaagcttctaaagccattacataattttctggaattggaattggaattttccaagcttccaagctgtttaaacgtacagtcaacttagtaaacttctgacccagtggaattgtgatacagtgaattataagtgaaataatctgtctgtaaacaatttttggaaaaatgacttgtgtcatgcacacagtagatgtcctaaccgacttgccaaaactatagtttgttaacaagaaatttgtggagtggttgaaaaacgagttttaatgactccaacctaagtgtatgtaaacttctgacttcaactgtacatgcatgtatagttaaagtgactatgcatatatgataaacagagagtagcagcagcgtaaaagaggggttgtggACCCCAGCTCTTTACATGGAAATACATTACCAATGTACGGGGTCAGAAAATAGATGCTCCAACACACAGGTCTACATTTATTGGTTAACAATCAAGTTGTATTTTACCATAGTTATGGATGGATTTTACTGTATACTATTATGGTTTGGAAATGCATGGCTAAAGATAAGGTAACTAATGTTTACTAGTGGATTAAAGCCCATGCCTTTGAGGCCTTTGTCAAAGAGTACTCATCAAGTATCATGACCTTTGCAATTACTGTATTTCAGGATTCTATTaacgctgcccccccccccctatcAGTAGCCGTCTTAGTATGCACAACAAAAATGATACAAACAAATAATGTTGCTTCAAAATCAGGTTATAACTGGTGTACAGTGCAGTGCTCCCTGCCACATGATATCTCTGAATGTCCACATTCTAAGGTTAGTGGCCCAATCCCCCTCACCCCATCAGGTACTGGAGTGACGTCGTATTCCCTGCACCCCGGGGTTATCCGGACAGAGCTGTGGCGCCACTCGCAGTCAAAGTACCCCACGTTGAGTGCCATGCTGTCAGCCCCCGCCTGGCTCCTGATGAAGACCCCCAGGGAGGGTGCCCAGACCACCATCTACTGCGCCGTCAATGAGGGGCTGGAGGAGAAGAGCGGCTGCTACTTCAGGTACCACTTTGAGTTTAGCATCCTTTTATATAGAGTGGATTAACCTGAatcagtctctctgtgtctgtgtgtttgggtgtTAATTGGAGTTGGATGATTTACATTTACAGTAGGAGTGtatttggtgtgtgtatgtgatggttAAGTATCCCATCAATAGTATGTTTGTACAATGTGGAGTTTATTCTGAGTGTAGACAATATAAATATCTAGGCATTTAGGTGAGCTTTAAGTTAACATGTGCTTGTTTCTCAGTGACTGTCAGGTAAAGGAGCCAGCTCCTGAGGGGAGAGATGATCTTGCAGCACTGAGGCTATGGGGCGTTAGCGCCGGGCTAGTAGGACTCATTAAGAACAACTGAACAACTCGCCTTGCAACAAGGTGACACTCCCAACCCCAACTGCCACCCCCCGGATACTGCCATATTTTTTTCCATGTTGGCTCTTAACTTTCATATCAGAAGGGTAATTGTGAGATATCctgtattctatatatatatattgtgggaAAATACACATTTTCTATATTATACATTCTGGGAAAATACACATTTTCTAtactataaactcagcaaaaaaagaaacgtcctctcactgtcaactgcgtttattttcagcaaacttaacatgtgtaaatatttgtatgaacataacaagattcaacaactgagaaataaactgaacaagttccacagacatgtgactaacagaaattgaataatgtgtccctgaacaaagggggggtcaaaatcaaaagtaacagtcagtatctggtgtggccaccagctgcattaagtactgcagtgcatctcctcctcatggactgcaccatatttgccagttcttgctgtgagatgttaccccactcttccaccaaggcacctgcaagttcctggacatttctggggagaatggccctagccctcaccttccaatctaacaggtcccagacgtgctcaatgggattgagatccgggctcttcgctggccatagcagaacactgacattcctgtcttgcaggaaatcatgcacagaacgagcagtatggctggtggcattgtcatgctggagggtcatgtcaggatgagggaggaggatgtcttccctgtaacgcacagcgttgagattgcctgccatgacaacaagctcagttcgatgatgctgtgacacaccgccccagaccatgacggaccctccacctccaaatcaaaacacatggaatcatgtagtaaccaaaaaagtgttaaacaaatcacaatatatttgagatttgagaatcttcaaagtagctaccctttgccttgatgactgttTTGCACACTACTGGcatatcccgctccagagtacaggcctcggtgtaacgcgcattccttcaacaataaatgcgaatccgaccatcacccctgttgagacaaaaccgcgacttgtcagtgaagagcactttttgccagtcctgtcctgtctattgcggacagtctgagcactgttggagggattgtgcgttcctggtgtaacttgggcagttgttgttgccatcctttacctgtcctgcaggtgtaatgttcggatgtaccgatcctgtgcaggtgttgttacacgtggtctgccactgcgaggacgatcagctgtccgtcctgtctccctgtagcgcttaggggtctcacagtatggacattgcaatttattgccctggccacatctgcagtcctcatgcctccttgcagcatgtctaaggcacattcacggagatgagcagggaccctgggcatctttcttttggtgtttttcagagtcagtagaaaggcctctttagtgtcctaagttttcataactgtgaccttaatttcctaccTTCTGTAAGCTATTAGTTTCTTAACAACTGTtccacaggtgtatgttcatcaattgtttatggttcattgaacaagcatgggaaacagtgtttaaaccctttacaatgaagatctgtgaagttatttggatttttacgaattttctttgaaagacagggtcctgaaaaagggactttctttttttgctgagtttatattgtgGGAAAATACAAACGCATCAATGCTTGTATCATGTTTTATTATAATACAGTATGTTTTGATcacatttttttactgtattGAATTGCATTGCAGTTTATTATTGTTACAATGGTCTTCATGCTGTTGAATAGACTGACG encodes:
- the zgc:153441 gene encoding retinol dehydrogenase 12 isoform X2, with product MWKELKKNQLVKYGAVTTVTTISYVLLRKWIAGGICRSRAKLHGRTVVITGANTGIGKETAWDMAMRGARVIMACRDLTRGEAAAAEIRSSTGNTNVVVQQLDLASLGSVRQFAREFIATETRLDILINNAGIMLCPKSLTVEGFESQFGVNHLGHFLLTNLLLDMLKASTPSRVINVSSIAHQGGKIHFEDLNFDKKGYNSVIAYKQSKLANLLFSRELARRTKGTGVTSYSLHPGVIRTELWRHSQSKYPTLSAMLSAPAWLLMKTPREGAQTTIYCAVNEGLEEKSGCYFSDCQVKEPAPEGRDDLAALRLWGVSAGLVGLIKNN
- the zgc:153441 gene encoding retinol dehydrogenase 12 isoform X1, whose protein sequence is MWKELKKNQLVKYGAVTTVTTIMPFVSKPGYVLLRKWIAGGICRSRAKLHGRTVVITGANTGIGKETAWDMAMRGARVIMACRDLTRGEAAAAEIRSSTGNTNVVVQQLDLASLGSVRQFAREFIATETRLDILINNAGIMLCPKSLTVEGFESQFGVNHLGHFLLTNLLLDMLKASTPSRVINVSSIAHQGGKIHFEDLNFDKKGYNSVIAYKQSKLANLLFSRELARRTKGTGVTSYSLHPGVIRTELWRHSQSKYPTLSAMLSAPAWLLMKTPREGAQTTIYCAVNEGLEEKSGCYFSDCQVKEPAPEGRDDLAALRLWGVSAGLVGLIKNN